A stretch of the bacterium genome encodes the following:
- the mltG gene encoding endolytic transglycosylase MltG — MLQSKKLFQKFLTSLSLLVIVFLVLLSLIFGSAVLWYQANIKPTTAEKEKVIIINKGDSFLQVAQKLEEEGIIRNSVAFRIYLRLNNKEPAVQAGSFKIKTGLKPEEVLQALAVGRVDKWITLREGLRVEEMAEKLSKEFPVKEEDFLKASREGYMFPDTYLIPVEADGKTVASILRKNFDKRTAELKSSIGQSTRSLAETVVLASLVERESRSSAERPIIAGILLKRLKIGMRLEVDATIQYALGYQQGEQTWWKKNLDREDLAIVSSYNTRKNAGLPPAPICNPGLSSIKAVISPQETDYYYYLHDKEGKVHFAKTLDEHNANVAKYL, encoded by the coding sequence ATGTTGCAATCTAAAAAACTTTTCCAAAAATTTTTGACAAGCCTTTCCTTGTTGGTCATTGTTTTCCTAGTTTTGTTGAGTTTGATTTTTGGCTCGGCTGTTTTGTGGTATCAAGCAAACATAAAACCGACGACTGCCGAAAAAGAAAAAGTAATCATCATCAACAAAGGAGACTCCTTTCTGCAGGTAGCTCAAAAACTTGAAGAAGAGGGAATCATTCGCAACTCAGTGGCTTTCAGGATTTATTTGCGTCTGAACAACAAAGAGCCAGCAGTTCAGGCAGGAAGTTTTAAGATTAAAACTGGATTGAAACCTGAGGAGGTTCTGCAAGCACTAGCTGTTGGACGAGTGGACAAATGGATCACCCTGCGCGAAGGCCTACGAGTTGAAGAGATGGCTGAAAAGTTGTCCAAAGAGTTTCCAGTAAAAGAAGAAGATTTTCTCAAAGCTAGTCGCGAAGGCTACATGTTTCCGGATACTTATTTGATTCCTGTTGAGGCGGATGGTAAAACAGTTGCGAGTATTTTGCGCAAAAACTTTGACAAAAGAACAGCAGAGTTAAAATCAAGTATCGGTCAATCGACAAGGAGTTTAGCAGAAACCGTTGTTCTTGCTTCTTTGGTGGAAAGAGAATCCAGGTCAAGCGCGGAAAGGCCAATCATTGCAGGAATTTTGCTCAAACGTTTAAAAATCGGAATGCGTCTTGAGGTTGACGCGACGATTCAGTATGCGCTGGGTTACCAACAAGGAGAGCAAACTTGGTGGAAGAAAAACCTGGACAGGGAAGATTTGGCAATTGTAAGTTCCTACAACACCCGCAAAAATGCAGGCTTACCACCAGCACCTATTTGCAATCCCGGCCTAAGTTCAATCAAAGCAGTGATTTCACCACAAGAAACGGATTATTATTATTATCTCCACGACAAAGAAGGCAAAGTCCATTTTGCAAAGACCCTTGACGA